From a region of the Myxococcus stipitatus genome:
- a CDS encoding AMIN domain-containing protein — protein sequence MKASAVWLLGVVLVPFWALAQAPAGLNTITSVQVNGGTVTISGSKKPNFTTFTMTDPPRLVIDISEAVFSGVPEEMQVGNGTVTGVRTASYGSDESAIARVLIGFEREVETDIQANDSQLVVRVAGAGGAAVAQAQPEAAARPTTDGSAAQASAAAEQDRQAQEKAAADAAAAAQAERQAQEKAAADAAAAAQAERQAQEKAAADAAAAARAENEDRERQAREAEARAAAQRDEEKRASEAAAEERKRQEADARAAAQAAADEKRAAAEEAAAERKRQAEEARAAAKTAAEEKRAAAQAAAEEAAEARRQREEEARAERERRQQERLAMASQSRERREVASKSDTSVSISSRRKTMTLVGFQQQSGTSRVFVRTNEPARYSVSEQGNAVVLEVENSRIDLSNNTRPLDTSYFNSPVTRVEADADGGNVRVTIQLRQQAPVQAHQDGNVISLDFQRTGR from the coding sequence ATGAAGGCCTCAGCGGTGTGGCTGCTCGGTGTGGTGCTCGTGCCTTTCTGGGCGCTCGCGCAAGCTCCGGCGGGCCTGAACACCATCACCAGCGTGCAGGTGAATGGCGGGACGGTCACCATCTCCGGCTCGAAGAAGCCCAACTTCACCACCTTCACGATGACGGACCCGCCGCGGCTCGTCATCGACATCTCCGAGGCCGTCTTCTCCGGCGTCCCGGAGGAGATGCAGGTGGGCAACGGCACCGTGACGGGCGTGCGCACCGCCAGCTACGGCTCGGATGAGTCCGCCATCGCCCGCGTGCTCATCGGCTTCGAGCGCGAGGTGGAGACCGACATCCAGGCCAACGACAGCCAGCTGGTCGTCCGCGTCGCGGGCGCGGGCGGCGCGGCCGTGGCCCAGGCCCAGCCGGAGGCCGCCGCCAGGCCCACCACGGATGGCTCGGCCGCCCAGGCCTCGGCCGCCGCCGAGCAGGATCGCCAGGCGCAGGAGAAGGCCGCCGCGGACGCCGCCGCCGCCGCCCAGGCCGAACGCCAGGCGCAGGAGAAGGCCGCCGCGGACGCCGCCGCCGCCGCCCAGGCCGAACGCCAGGCGCAGGAGAAGGCCGCCGCGGACGCCGCCGCCGCCGCCCGGGCGGAGAACGAGGATCGCGAGCGCCAGGCGCGCGAGGCCGAGGCCCGCGCCGCCGCGCAGCGCGACGAGGAGAAGCGCGCCTCCGAGGCCGCCGCCGAGGAGCGCAAGCGTCAGGAAGCGGACGCCCGGGCCGCGGCGCAGGCAGCCGCCGACGAGAAGCGCGCCGCCGCCGAGGAGGCCGCCGCCGAGCGCAAGCGCCAGGCCGAGGAGGCCCGCGCCGCCGCCAAGACGGCCGCCGAGGAGAAGCGCGCCGCGGCGCAGGCCGCCGCCGAGGAGGCCGCCGAGGCCCGTCGCCAGCGCGAGGAGGAGGCCCGCGCCGAGCGTGAGCGCCGCCAGCAGGAGCGGCTCGCGATGGCGTCCCAGTCCCGCGAGCGCCGCGAGGTGGCCAGCAAGTCGGACACCTCCGTGTCCATCTCCTCGCGCCGCAAGACGATGACGCTGGTGGGCTTCCAGCAGCAGTCGGGGACCTCGCGCGTGTTCGTCCGCACCAACGAGCCGGCGCGCTACTCCGTCAGCGAGCAGGGCAACGCGGTGGTGCTGGAGGTGGAGAACAGCCGCATCGACCTGAGCAACAACACCCGCCCGCTGGACACGTCCTACTTCAACTCCCCCGTGACGCGGGTGGAGGCGGACGCGGACGGAGGGAACGTGCGCGTCACCATCCAGCTGCGCCAGCAGGCCCCGGTGCAGGCGCACCAGGACGGCAACGTCATTTCGTTGGATTTTCAGCGCACGGGTCGGTGA